A genome region from Carya illinoinensis cultivar Pawnee chromosome 2, C.illinoinensisPawnee_v1, whole genome shotgun sequence includes the following:
- the LOC122300192 gene encoding solute carrier family 35 member F1-like isoform X2: MVLLHTPWIGRCRRQFSCAVVKAYQYTSLTSVMLLDCWSIPSVMVLTWIFLKTKYRFRKIVGVLVCVAGLVVVIFSDVHAGDRAGGSNPLKGDALVIAGATLYAISNVSEEFLVKNADRVELLAMLGLFGAIISAIQISILERSELKSINWSAGAALPFVGFAVAMFLFYSLVPILLKSNGSTMLNLSLLTSDMWSVLIRVFAYNEKVDWMYFVAFAAVTIGLVIYSGGEKEDQRRAVVADEDNERSKHFDEEAGSASRNQGTVDGSWKMGQSNQPGTASTSATERGDSENMGKDIQGKKS; this comes from the exons TGCAGTGGTGAAGGCCTATCAGTACACATCTCTGACAAGTGTCATGCTTCTAGATTGTTGGTCAATACCATCAGTCATGGTGCTGACCTGGATTTTCTTGAAAACAAAATATAGATTCCGAAAGATAGTTGGTGTACTCGTTTGTGTTGCTGGCCTTGTAGTTGTTATTTTCTCAGATGTTCACGCTGGTGATCGAGCAG GAGGGAGCAACCCCCTTAAAGGGGATGCACTTGTAATTGCTGGTGCTACGCTATATGCTATCAGTAATGTCAGTGAG GAATTTCTCGTGAAGAATGCTGATAGAGTTGAACTCTTAGCAATGCTGGGTCTTTTTGGTGCCATCATCAGTGCTATCCAAAT AAGCATACTCGAGCGCAGTGAGCTCAAATCTATTAACTGGTCAGCTGGGGCA GCACTTCCTTTTGTTGGATTTGCAGTGGCAATGTTTCTCTTTTACTCATTAGTACCAATCTTGCTTAAG AGTAATGGCTCCACAATGCTGAACTTGTCTTTGTTGACCTCAGACATGTGGTCTGTCTTGATTCGTGTCTTCGCTTACAATGAGAAG GTTGACTGGATGTACTTTGTGGCCTTTGCTGCTGTTACCATTGGGCTTGTTATTTATTCAGG GGGTGAAAAGGAGGATCAAAGGCGTGCTGTCGTTGCCGATGAAGATAATGAGAGAAGCAAGCATTTTGATGAGGAGGCTGGTTCTGCAAGTAGAAACCAAGGAACTGTAGATGGGAGCTGGAAAATGGGACAAAGCAATCAGCCCGGTACAGCTTCGACTAGCGCTACAGAAAGGGGAGATAGTGAAAACATGGGAAAAGATATACAGGGGAAGAAATCATGA
- the LOC122301741 gene encoding uncharacterized protein LOC122301741 gives MDLPYSTEVMVVLLPPKFKVPLIDMYDGSRDPMDHLENFKAHMILHGFLGEVACLAFSLTLKGITRGWFGTLHPGTINNFDELAKLFLTQFMASRHHWRPTAYLLTIKQKEGESLKAYLTRFNKENLTTNDQDEKIILAALLGGIWPRSLFMIELAKKAPSTLREFMDRADDYINAKDILQALLESRKKETRHGSKGSNRDRKTSLNQGTGGGVKDTPPSRIKGLASSTIT, from the coding sequence ATGGATCTTCCTTACAGTACTGAAGTGATGGTGGTACTACTCCCGCCTAAGTTCAAGGTCCCCTTGATCGACATGTATGATGGGTCTAGGGATCCCATGGACCATTTGGAAAACTTTAAAGCGCATATGATCCTTCACGGTTTTCTAGGTGAGGTGGCCTGCCTCGCCTTCTCTCTAACCTTGAAAGGGATAACACGAGGTTGGTTTGGAACTTTGCACCCAGGAACCATTAACAACTTCGATGAGCTAGCCAAGCTATTTTTAACTCAGTTCATGGCGAGTAGGCATCACTGGCGCCCTACAGCTTACCTTCTAACTATCAAGCAAAAGGAAGGGGAGAGTTTAAAAGCGTATCTGACCAgatttaataaagaaaatttgaCCACCAATGACCAGGACGAGAAGATCATACTCGCTGCCTTGTTAGGAGGTATATGGCCCCGAAGTCTGTTCATGATCGAGCTGGCCAAGAAAGCTCCCTCTACCTTAAGGGAGTTCATGGATAGGGCTGATGACTACATCAATGCAAAAGACATATTACAAGCTCTATTAGagtcaagaaagaaagaaacaaggcATGGCTCGAAAGGTTCAAATAGGGATAGGAAGACAAGTTTGAACCAAGGAACGGGAGGGGGGGTGAAAGATACCCCACCCAGCAGGATCAAGGGCCTCGCCTCATCCACAATAACCTAA
- the LOC122300193 gene encoding protein WHAT'S THIS FACTOR 9, mitochondrial: MVLNIIRRKWCTGCFWVGLEGQVFSFGCQQGFNYQQRCGLVNVKLKWVKDRALDAVVSGERDLRAACILVSMISSSPHSCVPIYHLSRYRGQLGLAHDLKLSTFIRRYPTVFQESHSLDGGGTHVPCFGLTHEAVKLHQEELNIIEKNQVDLVNRLCKLLMLTRDRTLPLQTIDQLKWDLGLPNDYHYSLIPHHCRFFSLVTLPDKRDGLKLLSWDNDLAVSQLQKNAALQQNENDVKNGCLEFPIGFTRGFGLRRKSMEWLKEWQRLPYTSPYSDASLLDSRTDVSEKRIVGVFHELLHLTIEKKTERKNVSNLRKPLALPQKFTKVFERHPGIFYISKKNDTQTVVLREAYDHQQLLHRHPLVEIRERFGSMMRTGLLERSRGFYKRSAGAGIEQDRSDDVYVDEMDDTQRSSEEESDCKLFSDYDSDDPIHEPC; the protein is encoded by the coding sequence ATGGTTCTTAATATCATTAGGAGAAAATGGTGCACTGGATGTTTTTGGGTTGGGCTGGAGGGtcaggttttctcttttggatgCCAGCAAGGATTTAATTACCAGCAGAGATGTGGTTTGGTGAATGTAAAACTGAAATGGGTGAAAGATAGAGCACTTGATGCTGTTGTGTCTGGTGAAAGGGATCTCAGAGCAGCTTGCATTCTTGTTTCCATGATCTCTTCTTCGCCCCATTCTTGTGTTCCCATATACCACCTCTCTCGCTATCGCGGACAGCTTGGTCTAGCCCATGATCTTAAGCTCTCCACCTTTATTAGGAGATACCCTACTGTTTTTCAGGAGTCTCATAGTCTTGATGGTGGAGGCACTCATGTCCCTTGTTTTGGCTTGACTCATGAAGCAGTAAAACTCCACCAAGAAGAGCTCAATATTATTGAGAAGAATCAAGTGGATCTTGTCAATAGGCTCTGCAAACTGCTCATGCTTACCAGAGACCGGACCCTGCCTTTGCAAACTATTGACCAGCTGAAATGGGACTTGGGTTTGCCGAATGATTACCATTATTCCTTGATTCCACATCACTGCAGATTTTTCTCTTTGGTCACCCTCCCTGACAAGCGTGATGGCTTGAAGCTTTTATCCTGGGATAATGATCTTGCTGTCTCACAATTGCAAAAAAATGCTGCTCTTCAACAGAATGAAAACGATGTTAAAAATGGCTGCTTAGAATTTCCAATTGGATTTACAAGGGGTTTTGGGTTAAGAAGGAAATCCATGGAGTGGTTGAAAGAGTGGCAAAGGCTCCCTTATACTTCTCCGTATTCCGATGCCTCCCTTCTGGATTCCCGCACAGATGTCTCTGAGAAGAGGATTGTTGGAGTCTTTCATGAGCTTCTTCACCTAACCATAGAGAAGAAAACTGAGCGTAAGAATGTGAGCAACCTCCGAAAGCCACTGGCTCTGCCTCAGAAGTTCACTAAAGTGTTTGAGCGCCATCCTGGTATATTTTACATCTCTAAGAAGAATGACACTCAGACTGTAGTTTTAAGGGAAGCCTATGACCATCAGCAACTCTTGCATAGGCACCCTCTTGTAGAAATCAGGGAAAGATTTGGTAGCATGATGAGGACAGGGCTGCTGGAGAGGAGCAGAGGGTTTTACAAGAGAAGTGCAGGTGCTGGCATAGAACAGGATCGATCAGATGatgtttatgttgatgaaatGGATGATACTCAGCGTAGTTCTGAAGAGGAGTCAGACTGTAAGTTGTTTTCTGACTATGATTCAGATGACCCTATACATGAACCGTGTTGA